A stretch of DNA from Thermanaerosceptrum fracticalcis:
ATTATTGCCCAAATTCTCAAAGTCATTACCACTGTGTTTGTTCATGGAAAACTGGATTTGATGCGCTCCGTTGGTGCCGGCGGGATGCCCAGTGCCCATTCCGCCCTTGTTACTGCTTTGGCAGTCAGCATCGGACAAGACCTGGGCTGGGATTCTCCCATTTTTGCCATGGCTCTTGCTTTTGCCGCCATAGTGATGTATGACGCCGCCGGTGTGCGCAGGGCTGCCGGAAAACAAGCCGAAGTGATCAATCAGATTATTAGTGATATCTACCATGGCACACAAATATCAGAAGAACGTCTCAAAGAACTTATCGGGCATACCCCCTTCGAAGTATTAATGGGCGCTTTACTGGGGCTTTTGGTTGGCCTGTTTTTTTAGTGTTCCTATTGCGGGTTAAGAGGCAGGTGAATGAGATGGGACTACTCAAAGAGATTAATAAACCGCAAGACATTAAAAAATATTCTATGGAGCAGTTAAATGAAATCGCCAAAGAAATTCGACAATTAATCCTGGAGACTGTCTCGGTTACAGGCGGACATCTTGCCCCCAGCCTGGGTGTGGTGGAATTGACCTTAGCCCTGCATTATGTTTATAATTCTCCCCAGGATAAAATTGTCTGGGATGTGGGGCATCAATCTTATGTCCATAAGATTTTAACGGGCAGGAGAGAAGAATTTTCCACGCTGCGCCAGTATGGAGGAATATCAGGTTTCCCCAAACGGGAGGAGAGTGCACATGATGTTTTTGCTACGGGACACAGCAGCACCTCCATCTCGGCAGCTTTGGGATTTGCCCAGGCCCGTGATAAACTGGGCCTGGATTATGAAGTGGTGGCCGTTATCGGCGATGGAGCCATGACCGGAGGGATGGCTTTTGAAGCCTTAAATCATGCCGGTCATTTAGGGGCAGATTTATTAGTTATTTTAAACGATAATGAAATGTCCATTGACCAGAATGTGGGGGCCATGTCTTCCTATTTAAGCCGTTTACGGGCAGACCCCATGTATACGAAACGAAAAGAGGATATTGAGTATATTTTGAAAAAAGTGCCGGCCATTGGGTCTACTGTGGTGAAAGCTGTGGAAAGGGTAAAAGACAGCCTGAAATATCTCTTAGTACCGGGAATTTTATTTGAAGAATTGGGCTTTACCTATTTAGGCCCTATTGATGGGCATAATATCCCTGAAATTTCTATGGTGTTACGGAAAGCGAAAAAACTTAAAGGGCCGGTGCTTCTTCATGTCATTACCCAAAAGGGGAGAGGATATGAACCGGCTGTTTGTAATCCCGCTGTCTTTCACGGCGTTGCTCCTTTTCAACTAAAAACGGGCTGTATTATTAAGAATCCGGGGCCGTCGTCTTATACCAGTGTGTTTAGTGAAGCCCTCACCGAGCTGGCCGAAAAAGACCAGCGTATTATTGCCATCACCGCAGCTATGCCCGAAGGGACGGGACTAAACTCTTTTGCTAAGAAGTATCCTCAACGTTTTTATGATGTAGGGATTGCCGAACAGCATGCTGTGACCATGGCCTCCGCCATGGCTCTGGAGGGGTTGCGGCCGGTAGTGGCTATCTATTCTACTTTTCTGCAAAGGGCTTATGACCAGATCCTTCATGACGTCTGCCTGCAAAAAGCACCTGTGCTTT
This window harbors:
- a CDS encoding divergent PAP2 family protein, which produces MQDFFHGIANNHVFKVTFSAWIIAQILKVITTVFVHGKLDLMRSVGAGGMPSAHSALVTALAVSIGQDLGWDSPIFAMALAFAAIVMYDAAGVRRAAGKQAEVINQIISDIYHGTQISEERLKELIGHTPFEVLMGALLGLLVGLFF
- the dxs gene encoding 1-deoxy-D-xylulose-5-phosphate synthase, giving the protein MGLLKEINKPQDIKKYSMEQLNEIAKEIRQLILETVSVTGGHLAPSLGVVELTLALHYVYNSPQDKIVWDVGHQSYVHKILTGRREEFSTLRQYGGISGFPKREESAHDVFATGHSSTSISAALGFAQARDKLGLDYEVVAVIGDGAMTGGMAFEALNHAGHLGADLLVILNDNEMSIDQNVGAMSSYLSRLRADPMYTKRKEDIEYILKKVPAIGSTVVKAVERVKDSLKYLLVPGILFEELGFTYLGPIDGHNIPEISMVLRKAKKLKGPVLLHVITQKGRGYEPAVCNPAVFHGVAPFQLKTGCIIKNPGPSSYTSVFSEALTELAEKDQRIIAITAAMPEGTGLNSFAKKYPQRFYDVGIAEQHAVTMASAMALEGLRPVVAIYSTFLQRAYDQILHDVCLQKAPVLFAIDRGGLVGEDGPTHHGVFDYSYLRHIPGMAVLAPKDEEELRHMIYTALQYDGPVAVRYPRGAGIGVDISEDFRLLPWGKGEVLAKGDNLAILAVGSMVYPALTVKKILEYKGIRCTVVNGRFIKPLDQELIVELAQTHPCLVTMEENVIAGGFGSGVLELLTNSGINGVKVLNIGVPDQFVTHGKVDILKEAIGLTPEKIAEQIVSHFALPEQKVKPQKVPLTFAYKQG